TTTAGCTGAATTAGCGAGTCTTGTTCAATCTGCTGGTAAAACAGTAGTTTGTTGGACGGGATACCGCTTGGAACAATTACACTCAGGTCAGGTAAAAGGAGGCGATCGTCTATTACAGCACGTCGATTTATTAATCGATGGTCTTTTTCAACAACAACAATCCAGTGATGATGTGTTGCGGGGTTCACGCAATCAACAGCTACACTTTTTATCTGGACGAATTATACAAGCAGATCTAAAAGATATTCCCCGTCAGGAATGGATCGTTAATGATACACTCCTGACTTATACAGGGTTTCCAATTCAGGGGTAGGGAGTAGAGCCAGAAGGTACAATTTCATGAGCGTAATTGTCATTGGTGATAAAGCAGTTGGTAAGAGCAGCATGATCTTGGGCTTATGCGAATCATCTTCCCAAGAGAGGTATGTTGTTGTTGATGAGGATGATTGCAGCAGACTTAGAGAGCAACTGAGTCCCTATGGAACAGTACTTCCCACAGAATATCCTATCAATTTGCATTCACTCTCTTTATATTTAAGACTACCAAGACCTAAAGACATTACAGTCGATCTCATCGATACTCGTGGGGAATTGTGGGGAGATATAAAAGCCACAGAGAGTCCCCAGAATAAATTTCCGAGCGCTTACCAAGATTTTATGCAAAAGATTGGGAAGGCTCGTTACATTATTTTAGTTCTACATCCGTATCAAGAGTTAGTCAGAGACGAGTATTTGAAATCCGAACATAATCCGCTTGATAAAGTTAATAAAGAAGAGGATTTGTATCCCCGTGATGTCTGGGTCAAAAATCTCAGAAGAAATCTAGAAACTCTGAAAAATAATTGTCGTTCGGTCAAGCATTTTTTCATTTGTCTTCACAAAGCTGACCTTTTTTGTAACTATAGAGAGGAGAGTGCAAGATGGAAATATAATCCCTCCGGTAGTAATGATTTTAGCACTTATTTAGATCGCATTATGAATCGCTATTTTGGTGTTGCTAAAGATGTCATTCGAGAATTTAATGCTAGCCAAGGTGGTACTTCAAAGTTAAGTTTTTTTATCACTACCAAGAAAGCTCGAAACTTACTAGAAATTCCTTGGTTGAGCTTGGGAACATATCTGAGTTTAGATGAAGAGAGATAGAGATGATACCGACAACCAAATCTATATATTTAGAAATGTGTATCATGGGACCGAGAGCTTCAGGTAAAACAACTTACTTGGCTTCCTTGCTGGCTCCTGGATTAAAGAAGCAGGAAGGAAATACTATTAGAGCCGGGGGATTGAAGATAGATAAACTGAAAGAGATAATTGAACACTTTCTTCAACAAAAACAAGCAACTCCTGCAACGGAGTTAAACGCAGAATACGATTATCGGTTTGATATTACTATTAAAAATGCTAAACGCTTTCGTCAAGCTAACAAGATAGAACTCAGTGCAAAGGATCTTTCTGGAGAACGTTTTCAACGGATTTCTAATGCCTTTATAAATCCCGAATCAAAATCTGCCAAAGAGCAGAAAGAACTTGAACAGGATGTTTACGAGTTCCTCTCTCAATGTCTCAGACTCAACCGTTGGATGTTTATGCTGACGGAATGGCAAACTGACAAAGATGAAGATTATTTTAAAGTTTTTGAATGGCTGTGCGATCGCATCGACGAGAACAGCAAGCAAAAGTCCATACAAACCTTGAGAGTTGCTGTTGTCATGTCTAAATGCGAACGAGGTGAAATTTGGGGTGGTCGTCTCGATCCAGAAGCTGACTTATTCAAAATTCGATTACCTAGGACTTATAACTTACTGAAAAGTAGGTTAAAGAAAAAAGTTAATTTTTTTGCTTGTTCAGCCTATGGTATTTTAGGAAAATACGATCCCCGACCCAATCGATTTTATAGTGAAGAAGAGGGAATTGATTTAGAGTGTCGCGCTCGCTTGCGAGATTTTGAGAACTGGAATCCATATGGTGTAATTGAACCAATTTACTGGCTGGGTACAGGAGAAAATTTATACAATGAATTTCTTTAATCTGAACTTCCTCAGCGCAACTCCTCTTAACCTACCAGGTGGTGATATCCGCACGATTGGGACTCGCGATGCAGGGAAAACATCTTACCTTGCAGCACTCTCTACCTGTTTGCAAGCTGAAAGCTACTTAGAAGGACGTGTGTTATCTGTCGATCCCTATGGATATGGAGCCGAACATCTCCAAGCCAATGCTGAAAATGTCTTAAAAAATGGGATTGAAATGCCAGCAAGTGAATACGCTGACTCCTGTAGATTTTCTATCAAGCTGAAACCGAAATTCTTCATGAATCCAATTGCAACAATCTTAAGAAGACCTCTCAGGCTAAACATATCCATAACAGCACCGACTGGAGAATTAATTGAGAATTTGATTGTGGGAAATGCTTCCCAAGATGCTCTTAATGATTGTGCTTCTGTGGTCGGTCTCATGATTATGCTTGATAGCACGACTCCTACACGAGATAGAGATTATGCAAAGGCGATCGCTAACTTACAAAGAGAACTAGGAAATATTCTTGGGTTGCAGAGAAATCGCCGCAGGTTGAAAAGACACAGAATTGCAGTTGTATTTACCAAAGGCGAACAAAATGATGTTTACCGCCATCAGCCTAAAGAGTTTGCCGAACTCAAATTTTCCCACACTTTCACAAATTTAAACAATTGGCGGAAAACTTGGGGTTGTTCAATGAACTTTTTCATGTGTTCTGCATTTGGCTTTATTGGTGATACACTTCAACCTAATTGTAGGCAAGTTAAGGGAAGCAAAGCATATACTTTAAGCAAACCAGAAGCTTGGCGACCCTTTGGTTTAGTTGCTCCCATATACTGGCTGCAAACAGGTAAAGACGATCGTCAGTTGCGATAAGCATAGTAGAGGTTGAATTATGTCTTCCTTAAACATCCGCAATGCAGAAGTTGAAATCTACGAGTTTTCTAGAGGTTTTAGTGAAGTATTAGAAAATGGTTGCTGGATATCTGGTGGTTTTGGAAATGCAATTGACCGTTCTAATTATGACGGAGAAATACCTGCTCCCATTCAACAATATATCAACAACAACCAGAACATCTTTGGAATACCCACTGGTTTTGCACCTCCGAAGAAGGAAGTAGCGCTGATTGCTAGAGTTATAGATGCTCGTTACTGTGTTTTAGCAGTTGCCAATTATCTGGGGAAAGATAATAAAGGAAGAGATGGGATTATTGGATATCGCTATTTTTGGCTAGATAGAAATTCTGAAATTAATCAACACCTAGAATTAGATGGTGTCGGAACTTTACTAAATTGGTGGCTGCAGAATCCTTTTGTCTTTAAGATGAATCCTGACTCGTTCACAGGAGATAAGTTAGTTTGCAATGAATATCTAGAATATTTCTCCAGTCATAATGTTAATTCTAATGACCAACAAAATTATCCTATTTATCCTGTCATTTTAACATTAGCTGAACTTAACAGAGATAACCCACTCCAATTACATACTCAAGCTGCTGAAGAAGCAGAAAAAGCTGGACTTCCTCTTGCATGGGCTTGGAATGTACGCAGGCTAAATTTTCCAGAAATGTATGTTGCTATTTCATGTGAGGATGAAACTGCAAAACAAGCCATTGAGCGCGAATTAGCAAGAAAGATTGTCAACAAGGTAAATCCTTTAGGAACACCTGTACAAAAGGAAATCAGCAAAAGAACGGATAGAGAGCGTTTGACTGGAGACGAAAAGTCAATTGAGATGACACTAGACGAGTTTGTAAGCGATCGCAGTGCATCCAATGAAAGACGTAGTTTAGAAACAGCAAATGCTATTGTCAAAATATTGTGGAGTAATAAAGATTTAGATTGGCAGAAATTTTTTGTTGCAGACAATCAACACGTCAAGCATCTTAGGAAAGATGAAGATCCTCAAACAGAATCGGTGAAATATTATGCTCTTCTACCTATTTTAATTCCAGAGAACATTATTATTTGGTTAAGTTGGCTGCGAGAGAAAAGGAATCAAAAACAGACAAAAATTTCTTTTAAAACACAGAATTTAATCTTGGAATCTTGCACGCCTATACAAAGAGAATTTATTGTTCAGTACATCTATGATGGAATTTCCGTTCTCTTAAATGAATTAGTATATGGGAATCAAAATGCTTACAATCTTTGTAGATGGTTGTTCGTAACTCACAAGGAGAATATTTGGTCTAAATCTTTCAATATGTATGCTGCAAAGATTCTAGAATGTCTAGATAGTACACCTTATAATATATCAGAATTGTTTGACAGACAAGCTACACAAGATTTTTTAATCAAACTGAGAAACAATTTTTTGAGTGAGAAAGTTACTACAAATAAACATAATTTTAGAAATTTAGGAGAACTCTTCTCTCAACGAGTGAAAACTGAACTGAATCCAATTAAAGTTTTTCTCAACCAGTACGACAAGAAACTACTAGATGTTAATTTGTTAGCAGCTGTTTGCTATCACTGTAGTGAAGGCAAAATTCCCTATACTGTTTTCTCAAAACTAAAAACTGAGGATAAAAATAAGATAGATAGAATTTTGAGCGTTGCTTCTCAAGAGGAGATATTAGATGAAAATCATGATGCTTCTTCTCCAAGCAGACAAAATCATCCTACGAGAAGACACAAAACTTTGAAGGGTAAGGGACTGTCAAAAAAACAAGAAATATTCTATAAGCGGAGAAGACAACAAGAGCGTTTTTTACTGGTTATTCTGATATTCAGTGTTCTCATTTTCTTGGTTTTGTTTTTTCCTAAACTATCCAACCACCTATTTCAGTCTTTGCCAAGTTTTTCACGTTTATCTTTGAAAGAAAGTATTGAGAAGTGCGAAAATCTAGATACTAACACCACTCAATCTTCAGAAAACAAAGAAAAATTACAAAGATGTCAAGCAGAACTCAAGAAATTACTCGTTAGAGAAATGGATAAACTCAGTGTACTTCAGAAAAATGAAACACGTGATGCTGAAAAAAATCATCTGAGAGAGAGTCAAACATATATGGACATAAGAGACTTATTTATCAATCGAAGCGTGGCTTTACAACTTAAGACATCAGGAGCAGAGAAGTATGAGGAGCTTGACCAACATATCTTATCTATTATGAATTACTTGAAACAGTCTCTTGACGATAAAAAACCCGATCGGGAAATCTTTCAACCTCTAGAAAACTGTGCAAAAAAAAATCAATCAGAAGAATTTAAAGCTTGTGTAAAAAACTTACCACTCTATGAAAATAAGAGGTAAAATGTGAGACCTGAAAGACTGTTACTATATATATTATCAGGCATTATTGCTGCTTTAATAAGTTGGGATATTGCTCAAATTATTCTAGGACTGGTGCGAAAGATCGGTGATGGAACTTTGCCATTTAGACCAGACTTTATCTTATTACCTTTTTTAGCATTTTTCTTTGCTATTACAATGGTAGCTACAGAGATATTCCTGAGCAATCCTACTAGGTATAGAAATAACTTTCAGACACTACGCAGCTATTTTTTAAAAACCATATTGTGGAGTGCGATCGCAGGTTTATGTGCAGCAATCTCTACTTTTATTCTTTATGAAATGAAAGGCTTAACAGCTGAAAATGTCAAGCGCATTGCTTGGTGTATTATTGGACTATCCACAGGTATATGTGAAGGCTTAAGCTGGCGATCGCGAAGTGCGGAAGGCTTAACCAGTAAAGGAACTAAACGCATTAAGAATACAATTTTGTTTGGTAGTATTGCAGGATTTAGTGCGGCTTTGATTGTGGAAAACTTGTTTCACAACGCCAATTTTCTCAAGCAATATCATGAACCATTTGGGTTCTTAGCTTTCGGTTGTATTTTGGGAGCACTTCTCAGCTTTGCTACATCCCCAACTTACCAAGTAGCCTTACGAGCAGGTGAGGGGCTAGCATCTATCAATCCAAAGGTCTTGGAGGAAGAAGTTAAGAACGGCGCGATCCGCGATTTACCTAAATTAACACCAAGAGGCGCATTTCAATTTGTTGTTGAACCACCAAATGAAGGAGCCAATGCAAAAGAACCGGATGTCATTGAAGAAGGGTTATCTATTCAACTACCAGATGGTAAACCTATTACAATTGGTGGTGGCGATCGCGATGATATCTATCTTCCGCAAATCCCTCCCAAATGTGCAGAAATTATGGTCAAATTTCCCTATGCTAAGATAACTTGCAATAGCACAAACGCCGTTGAAATTTTCCCACAACCAAAAAAGAAATCGCAGACTTCTGAATACACACTTTGGCATAATCAAATTATTACTTTTAAAAGCCCAGATGCTGAAAAAGTTTATCGATTTGTTTTCTACGATCGCTTCCTCGATCCGCAATAACAAGCTAGATCCCCACGTGCGGCGATCGTCACCCCCTACCTCCTACCCCCTACTCCCTATTCTTTACTTCCTACTCCCTATTCCCTACTCCCTATTCCCTACTCCCACACTAGCTGCTAATGGTTCTGTAGAAATTCTCAATAATTACAAAACCGATGGCGATCGCGTGATTTTAAAAGTCAGAGTACTAGACTTAGAAAATCAGCCTGTTTCCGGTCTTAATCGCGAGAATTTTCAAATAAAAACCGTTGACGAGCAGGGAAAAGAAGCGACTTTTCCTGTAGATAAAGTCGTCTCACCAGAACTTTCCCAACCCGATCCTGCCAATATTATTATTTTATTAGATATGAGTGGTAGCATGCAGCAAAGAGATGCTACCAAAGTTAGAAAACTCAATGGAGCGACCAAAGCAATACGAGAGATTTTACAACAACTCAGAAAGGAAAACTTACCTTATCAAATAGCTCTTGTACCCTTTGGCTTTTCGGATTCTAAAAAAACGTGTCCTATTGTATATGATGTCAGCGAAAATATAATTAGAAACAGCTTTCGCGACATCAAAGATATCAATCTAGACAGTCAAATTGATGAACTAGCCAACCAGAATGTATGTGCTGCAACAAATCTTTATCAACCAGTTGAAGAAGCTGTAAAGTTTTTAGGGACTCAGGGAAACTCCCTACAAACTCAAGAAAAAACAGATTCTCGACTAGCAGTCATTTTACTATCTGATGGCTATCATGTGATTGAGCGTTCACGCGAACAGCAGCAGTTTGAGAGTTTAAGAGATGTTTTGCAAAAATATAGTACTAAAGTCACAGTTCACACTCTAGGCTATGGAGAGACTCTACAGCAATTGCGCGATCGCACCAAATGTCGCCTCAAAGATACTGAGTTAACAGTTAATAAAGTCAGCGCTACCTGTAAACTACCCAATCTGACATCTGAAGAATTTATCTTTGAAGCGATGCAATTAATTACAGAAACTGATAATCAGTATGCTTCTCCTTCTACCGATATCAATACATTTATTGTTGACGAGCAAAGACTCAATGATATTGCTAAAGCCACGGGAGGATTATATAAGTTTTCTACGAATTCTCAAGATATAGCAAATAGTTTAATTAACTTCTTTAAAACGCTTCGAGAATATGAAGTGACATATCAACAAAAAGATGCTAAACAAGCAACACAGTATAAAACTATAGTCACAGTTTTTTCTCAAGAAAGAAACTTTGATTTTTCTTCTCTAGAAAAGCTCATTCGACTGAATAACATTGGATTTCAAGCTGAACTTTCTTTGCACGATTATCTTCTTGTGTTAGCAAGCACTTTTGGTTTTGCTATTATATGGTTTCTTATCTTTTGGTGGTGGAGTCGCCAACTGAGATCTGAATCTGAAAGAGTTATCAACAATTACAGTGATTCCCACACTCATGAGGTACAAGAAGAAAGAATTAACCGCAGATAAACGCAGATGGACGCAGATAAATAGGAAACGCTATATTTCAACCCTTAAGAATTACAGTATTTGTTAAAAGATATTAATATTTTTTTCTCTTCTATAATAGATTGTTTTATTTTATCCAGACTATTGTATCCACTTTGAGGGTTAGTCGCTATCTTATTTGGTTTGATAAGATTCGACCCTGCAGAAGTATAGCTGTCATATAAGTTAAAAAACTGATTCTGAAAATTAACTAGTGACTGGTCGTTAAATGTTGATTGATTTATTATTTGATCAGCCGATTTTTCAGTAACTTTGATAAATTGTGATAACGCCTCTTTGTCGAATTTTGAATTCTGCTTCACTGTCTGAGTTTCGTCAACAACAGTTTGCATAACTTGAGTGAATCTTTGGCACTGCGCCTGAGTACTCTCAGTTTGATTACAACTTGCTAGTAAAAAAGTGCTTACCATAACCACTGAAGAGTAGAGATACCGTTTTTGAAGTTTAGACACGGCAGTACTTATAATTCAGACAATTT
This genomic interval from Scytonema hofmannii PCC 7110 contains the following:
- a CDS encoding vWA domain-containing protein, with the translated sequence MLKKFIDLFSTIASSIRNNKLDPHVRRSSPPTSYPLLPILYFLLPIPYSLFPTPTLAANGSVEILNNYKTDGDRVILKVRVLDLENQPVSGLNRENFQIKTVDEQGKEATFPVDKVVSPELSQPDPANIIILLDMSGSMQQRDATKVRKLNGATKAIREILQQLRKENLPYQIALVPFGFSDSKKTCPIVYDVSENIIRNSFRDIKDINLDSQIDELANQNVCAATNLYQPVEEAVKFLGTQGNSLQTQEKTDSRLAVILLSDGYHVIERSREQQQFESLRDVLQKYSTKVTVHTLGYGETLQQLRDRTKCRLKDTELTVNKVSATCKLPNLTSEEFIFEAMQLITETDNQYASPSTDINTFIVDEQRLNDIAKATGGLYKFSTNSQDIANSLINFFKTLREYEVTYQQKDAKQATQYKTIVTVFSQERNFDFSSLEKLIRLNNIGFQAELSLHDYLLVLASTFGFAIIWFLIFWWWSRQLRSESERVINNYSDSHTHEVQEERINRR
- a CDS encoding 4Fe-4S single cluster domain-containing protein, with the translated sequence MTKEYLLNLASWLPRSCANGPGTRMVLWVQGCPFRCSGCQNPDFLEFRMNQVVSVDFVWQVFQQLPDLAGISFSGGEPFAQAVALAELASLVQSAGKTVVCWTGYRLEQLHSGQVKGGDRLLQHVDLLIDGLFQQQQSSDDVLRGSRNQQLHFLSGRIIQADLKDIPRQEWIVNDTLLTYTGFPIQG